A single region of the Ictalurus punctatus breed USDA103 chromosome 17, Coco_2.0, whole genome shotgun sequence genome encodes:
- the pipox gene encoding peroxisomal sarcosine oxidase isoform X2, protein MAYECIVIGAGIQGSLTAYHLAKNNKKTLLLEQFVQPHSRGSSHGQTRIIRKAYEQDFYTHMMEESFQLWTQLEKEAGVMLYRRTGLLLMSPENGKNFQLIKSSMQRNKVPTVVLERLEFSQHIPNVNLTSGDVAIVETTAGVLYADRALRAAQMVFQSHGGVIKDGEKVINIEPGDLITVTTDSGTYQAKNLVITAGPWAKTLLSHTGLQLPLQVLRINVCYWKEKVPGSYSISNRFPCFIQMQPKESEHDIYGLPSNEYPGLMKICCHTGCETEPDERDRQTDRQDVDVLSSYISRCLPGIVPVPAVVESCMYTVTPDKHFVLDRHPTYSNIVIGAGFSGHGFKFGPIVGKVLCELSMGQNPSYDLSPFSIQRFQGSPK, encoded by the exons ATGGCATACGAGTGTATAGTTATAGGAGCGGGGATTCAGGGCTCGTTGACCGCCTACCACCTCGCCAAAAATAACAAGAAAACTCTACTGCTGGAGCAA ttTGTCCAGCCACATTCCCGTGGGAGCTCTCATGGCCAGACACGCATCATCCGGAAAGCTTATGAACAAGACTTCTATACACACATGATGGAGGAGAGCTTTCAGCTGTGGACCCAGCTGGAAAAGGAGGCAGGAGTGATGCTTTAcag GCGTACTGGCCTGCTGCTGATGAGTCCAGAGAACGGAAAGAACTTCCAGCTCATTAAGAGCTCAATGCAGAGGAACAAGGTTCCCACTGTGGTGCTGGAGAGACTCGAGTTCAGCCAACACATCCCCAATGTGAACCTGACGAGTGGAGATGTTGCGATTGTGGAAACCACTGCCGGAGTTTTGTACGCAGACCGAGCACTCAGAGCAGCCCAG ATGGTGTTTCAGTCACATGGTGGTGTAAtaaaagatggagagaaagtgaTTAATATTGAGCCGGGTGATTTAATCACAGTAACGACAGACTCTGGCACGTACCAAGCTAAGAATCTGGTAATAACAGCTGGTCCCTGGGCCAAAACACTTCTCTCCCACACTGGACTGCAGCTTCCACTGCAG GTGCTAAGGATAAATGTGTGCTACTGGAAGGAGAAGGTTCCAGGCTCCTACAGCATCAGTAATCGCTTTCCCTGCTTCATCCAGATGCAGCCAAAAGAGTCAGAGCATGATATCTACGGCCTTCCATCCAATGAATATCCAGGACTGATGAAG ATTTGCTGCCACACGGGATGTGAGACGGAGCcggatgagagagacagacagacagatagacaggatGTTGATGTTTTGTCCAGTTACATCAGCCGCTGCTTGCCTGGCATCGTGCCTGTGCCTGCTGTTGTGGAGAGCTGTATGTACACG GTCACACCTGACAAGCATTTTGTCCTGGACCGCCACCCAACCTACAGCAACATTGTGATTGGAGCTGGGTTCTCAG GCCACGGCTTTAAGTTTGGTCCAATTGTAGGCAAGGTGCTGTGTGAGCTGAGCATGGGCCAGAATCCTTCCTATGAcctttcacctttcagcatccAGCGCTTCCAGGGCAGCCCCAAATGA
- the pipox gene encoding peroxisomal sarcosine oxidase isoform X1: MAYECIVIGAGIQGSLTAYHLAKNNKKTLLLEQFVQPHSRGSSHGQTRIIRKAYEQDFYTHMMEESFQLWTQLEKEAGVMLYRLAAYTVLKKRIPRERNSCKMRTGLLLMSPENGKNFQLIKSSMQRNKVPTVVLERLEFSQHIPNVNLTSGDVAIVETTAGVLYADRALRAAQMVFQSHGGVIKDGEKVINIEPGDLITVTTDSGTYQAKNLVITAGPWAKTLLSHTGLQLPLQVLRINVCYWKEKVPGSYSISNRFPCFIQMQPKESEHDIYGLPSNEYPGLMKICCHTGCETEPDERDRQTDRQDVDVLSSYISRCLPGIVPVPAVVESCMYTVTPDKHFVLDRHPTYSNIVIGAGFSGHGFKFGPIVGKVLCELSMGQNPSYDLSPFSIQRFQGSPK; encoded by the exons ATGGCATACGAGTGTATAGTTATAGGAGCGGGGATTCAGGGCTCGTTGACCGCCTACCACCTCGCCAAAAATAACAAGAAAACTCTACTGCTGGAGCAA ttTGTCCAGCCACATTCCCGTGGGAGCTCTCATGGCCAGACACGCATCATCCGGAAAGCTTATGAACAAGACTTCTATACACACATGATGGAGGAGAGCTTTCAGCTGTGGACCCAGCTGGAAAAGGAGGCAGGAGTGATGCTTTAcag ACTGGCTGCCTATACAGTATTGAAGAAGAGAATCCCTCGTGAGCGTAACAGCTGTAAAAT GCGTACTGGCCTGCTGCTGATGAGTCCAGAGAACGGAAAGAACTTCCAGCTCATTAAGAGCTCAATGCAGAGGAACAAGGTTCCCACTGTGGTGCTGGAGAGACTCGAGTTCAGCCAACACATCCCCAATGTGAACCTGACGAGTGGAGATGTTGCGATTGTGGAAACCACTGCCGGAGTTTTGTACGCAGACCGAGCACTCAGAGCAGCCCAG ATGGTGTTTCAGTCACATGGTGGTGTAAtaaaagatggagagaaagtgaTTAATATTGAGCCGGGTGATTTAATCACAGTAACGACAGACTCTGGCACGTACCAAGCTAAGAATCTGGTAATAACAGCTGGTCCCTGGGCCAAAACACTTCTCTCCCACACTGGACTGCAGCTTCCACTGCAG GTGCTAAGGATAAATGTGTGCTACTGGAAGGAGAAGGTTCCAGGCTCCTACAGCATCAGTAATCGCTTTCCCTGCTTCATCCAGATGCAGCCAAAAGAGTCAGAGCATGATATCTACGGCCTTCCATCCAATGAATATCCAGGACTGATGAAG ATTTGCTGCCACACGGGATGTGAGACGGAGCcggatgagagagacagacagacagatagacaggatGTTGATGTTTTGTCCAGTTACATCAGCCGCTGCTTGCCTGGCATCGTGCCTGTGCCTGCTGTTGTGGAGAGCTGTATGTACACG GTCACACCTGACAAGCATTTTGTCCTGGACCGCCACCCAACCTACAGCAACATTGTGATTGGAGCTGGGTTCTCAG GCCACGGCTTTAAGTTTGGTCCAATTGTAGGCAAGGTGCTGTGTGAGCTGAGCATGGGCCAGAATCCTTCCTATGAcctttcacctttcagcatccAGCGCTTCCAGGGCAGCCCCAAATGA
- the pipox gene encoding peroxisomal sarcosine oxidase isoform X3 gives MMEESFQLWTQLEKEAGVMLYRLAAYTVLKKRIPRERNSCKMRTGLLLMSPENGKNFQLIKSSMQRNKVPTVVLERLEFSQHIPNVNLTSGDVAIVETTAGVLYADRALRAAQMVFQSHGGVIKDGEKVINIEPGDLITVTTDSGTYQAKNLVITAGPWAKTLLSHTGLQLPLQVLRINVCYWKEKVPGSYSISNRFPCFIQMQPKESEHDIYGLPSNEYPGLMKICCHTGCETEPDERDRQTDRQDVDVLSSYISRCLPGIVPVPAVVESCMYTVTPDKHFVLDRHPTYSNIVIGAGFSGHGFKFGPIVGKVLCELSMGQNPSYDLSPFSIQRFQGSPK, from the exons ATGATGGAGGAGAGCTTTCAGCTGTGGACCCAGCTGGAAAAGGAGGCAGGAGTGATGCTTTAcag ACTGGCTGCCTATACAGTATTGAAGAAGAGAATCCCTCGTGAGCGTAACAGCTGTAAAAT GCGTACTGGCCTGCTGCTGATGAGTCCAGAGAACGGAAAGAACTTCCAGCTCATTAAGAGCTCAATGCAGAGGAACAAGGTTCCCACTGTGGTGCTGGAGAGACTCGAGTTCAGCCAACACATCCCCAATGTGAACCTGACGAGTGGAGATGTTGCGATTGTGGAAACCACTGCCGGAGTTTTGTACGCAGACCGAGCACTCAGAGCAGCCCAG ATGGTGTTTCAGTCACATGGTGGTGTAAtaaaagatggagagaaagtgaTTAATATTGAGCCGGGTGATTTAATCACAGTAACGACAGACTCTGGCACGTACCAAGCTAAGAATCTGGTAATAACAGCTGGTCCCTGGGCCAAAACACTTCTCTCCCACACTGGACTGCAGCTTCCACTGCAG GTGCTAAGGATAAATGTGTGCTACTGGAAGGAGAAGGTTCCAGGCTCCTACAGCATCAGTAATCGCTTTCCCTGCTTCATCCAGATGCAGCCAAAAGAGTCAGAGCATGATATCTACGGCCTTCCATCCAATGAATATCCAGGACTGATGAAG ATTTGCTGCCACACGGGATGTGAGACGGAGCcggatgagagagacagacagacagatagacaggatGTTGATGTTTTGTCCAGTTACATCAGCCGCTGCTTGCCTGGCATCGTGCCTGTGCCTGCTGTTGTGGAGAGCTGTATGTACACG GTCACACCTGACAAGCATTTTGTCCTGGACCGCCACCCAACCTACAGCAACATTGTGATTGGAGCTGGGTTCTCAG GCCACGGCTTTAAGTTTGGTCCAATTGTAGGCAAGGTGCTGTGTGAGCTGAGCATGGGCCAGAATCCTTCCTATGAcctttcacctttcagcatccAGCGCTTCCAGGGCAGCCCCAAATGA